In Brassica napus cultivar Da-Ae chromosome A3, Da-Ae, whole genome shotgun sequence, the sequence CATTATCTATACCTCACTACAAGCTGGTGGAATAAATAAAACGCACGCATTTTGTAATACTTGCGTCATCGACAACTATTATCGATTAGGACAAATTGTAATCTCAAGAGGTgtgtaataaaacattttaaataagtttttccAGTTCTCGATTAATTATTATCACGTTCTCCAACACGTTTGTTAGAGACGAACCAAACAGCAGTGTTCAATTTAATATGCTTTCTTTTCGACTGGTTTTTAATAATCCCAAAATATCCACACAGAAGAAAGAGTTTCTGAAGAGTAATAGAAATAACAACGAGTAATAGAAATTCAAGGTTACCTTGACGGCACTAGCTATCTCACTGATGTCATCTCCTATGTGTTCTTTCCATGTCCCTttgacagtttttttttgtactcACTATGCTCATAAATGATATGCTTTTAGATATTATGGAGAGTTGTAGGATTCAAAGGGAAATGTTCAACTTGAGCGTGGAGTCCAAGACGGTGGACATGGACATCGTTACATTGTTTGTATAGTACTTGACAAAATTTAATATCCATATATCCCTTGAAACTTAACTCAAATGGCTGTGATCATCTGAGTCTTTTTAGGCCACGGTTTACAGGGAAGCATCTTTCACCCGTTCAGCGGAGGGACTGAAGAGGTAGAAGCGTTCCACAGTGACATTTCATGTAATCGTAGAACCTAAGCCTTGGAAATGGAATACAGGAACTCAAAAACATTAATGTTGTATTATCTAAACTCTCCCTGATGCAAGAATTCTATTGTATGGAGTAATGGATCGTTCTCATAATCTGACTCTCTTTTTCAATTAGTAATAATTCTAAATTGCCAGAATATGATGTTTGGTTACTTGGGTTTTAAGTGTAACttttttgtttggaaacacTCAGGAATATAAAGAGGAAGCAAAAACGATGATGAAACTAGTTGTCAAAAAGAAACACTGACCACAACTTATTTGATGAATCCATTTTGTGTATTAAAGACATTAATCGAAAGCAATGAAGTTATTGATCAAATCCGTATAATTTAATTAACATCACTTATATAGGATACTGTTATTATTATAATACTCATAACATATTAGTGTAATAACTTACACAATGAGATTATACATCAAAATGGGTTGTTAGACAAAATTATTTTGCATAGATTCTAAGGAACAAATCAGAACAAAAAAGACTTTTTGTTACATATATCTCTTAGAAACCCTCCTCAATGAATCTCTTTACTGCAATAGAAGAGCCAAGAAGGCGGAGAGTGATGCAGCAACGATAGAGCCAACCACCGGAAAAGCCACGGTGGCTGAAGAAGTACCTGGTGCTGGTGCTGGAGACTCCATGGTAGCCGCCGTGGCTGAGCTCACTAACACAGCCGAGACAAAGAGAGCGACAAAGAAGTTGTTGACATTCCTcatttctattattattattattattatttatttatttattttggatgatggttttgtgtgtgtgtgttttatctGATGCCTTGAAGGTGAAGGTAAAGAAGGTATTTATATTATGACAAAATGCGGAAGGAGAAATAAAGAGAGTTTCAAGGTCTGCCGTTAACTAGAAAGTCAGGATTCTCTAGTTTTTATTGCTAATTTAAGAATGaataaattgcaaaaataaaCTAGTGCGATAATTGTTCTTGGATTGTTTGAAT encodes:
- the LOC106420619 gene encoding arabinogalactan protein 40-like, translating into MATRISDLPGDMIIIIIIIEMRNVNNFFVALFVSAVLVSSATAATMESPAPAPGTSSATVAFPVVGSIVAASLSAFLALLLQ